In the genome of Triticum urartu cultivar G1812 chromosome 5, Tu2.1, whole genome shotgun sequence, one region contains:
- the LOC125507077 gene encoding gamma-glutamyl peptidase 3-like: protein MAFVISGSPLDAYGPTSCGILRLCPTRSGRAGPPPGSCRALGGRVGKAKRGGWDIGIREVAIAATLPPWRFLDALQDLPQYAKITECHQGEVWEAPLGADVLASSDKTGVEMFCVGDHVLGIQGHPEYTGDILLSLVDRLSTSQAITVSFAEDVKRQLKATSPDREFWLNLCKTFLKAEELY from the exons ATGGCTTTCGTCATCAGCGGCAGCCCCTTAGACGCGTACGGTCCGACGAGCTGTGGAATACTGCGGCTGTGCCCAACTCGGTCAGGGAGGGCCGGTCCGCCGCCCGGAAGCTGT CGTGCTCTGGGCGGCCGCGTCGGGAAGGCCAAGAGAGGCGGGTGGGACATAGGTATCCGTGAGGTGGCCATTGCGGCAACGCTGCCGCCGTGGAGGTTCCTCGACGCGCTGCAGGACCTGCCCCAGTACGCCAAGATCACCGAGTGCCACCAGGGTGAGGTCTGGGAGGCGCCTCTGGGCGCTGACGTGCTGGCGTCATCGGACAAGACCGGTGTGGAGATGTTCTGCGTCGGCGACCACGTGCTGGGCATCCAGGGCCACCCGGAGTACACCGGCGACATACTCCTCAGCCTCGTCGACCGCCTCTCCACCAGCCAAGCCATCACC GTGTCGTTCGCTGAGGACGTGAAGAGGCAGCTGAAGGCTACTAGCCCTGACAGGGAGTTCTGGCTCAACCTCTGCAAAACTTTCCTCAAGGCTGAAGAATTGTACTAG